The following proteins are encoded in a genomic region of Liolophura sinensis isolate JHLJ2023 chromosome 7, CUHK_Ljap_v2, whole genome shotgun sequence:
- the LOC135470454 gene encoding U3 small nucleolar RNA-interacting protein 2-like isoform X2 encodes MSFFIRNTRGRGRRISKATDRKKSLTKSANLIRKSGGEDEDEQLPAKKLKKIANYDDEIESDSDVDISGEDRLRQTHYTSSEDEAETAQEKKLRLAKQYLADLEADESQRREEDDIGRDIISHRLKQDILEQSGKLHKSVATDYLPPSPADIRVLRGHQLSITCLVISPDNQHIFSGSKDCSIIKWNVMTGKKVHIIPGGRKGTEKKHIGHTAHVLAIAISSDGKYLASGDRNKLIHIWNPETFDLIHSFRGHRDAVSGLVFRKGSHQLFSASHDRSVKIWNLDEMAYVETLFGHQYCITAIDSLSRERAVTCGGRDNSIRIWKVIEESQLVFIGHGGSVDCVSLINENNFISGADDNSLSVWSVMKKKPLICVQNAHSGEPSKPGGASQENWITAVCSLQFTDLVASGSKDGYIKFWKCHNDFRSLDPVFSLPVAGFVNSLQFSSDGSFLVAGVGQEHKLGRWWRMKEAKNSICIVPLKKKGQT; translated from the exons ATGTCGTTCTTCATCCGAAACACAAGAGGGAGAGGCCGAAGAATCTCAAAGGCCACTGATAGAAAGAAA AGTTTGACAAAGTCTGCAAATCTCATAAGGAAGTCAGGTGGTGAAGATGAAGATGAACAGCTACCAGCAAAGAAGTTgaagaaaattgcaaattatgACGATGAAATTGAAAGTGATTCTGATGTGGATATCAG TGGAGAAGACAGACTTCGACAAACGCACTACACGTCATCTGAGGACGAAGCAGAAACAGCCCAGGAGAAGAAACTGAGATTGGCTAAACAGTACTTGGCTGATCTCGAGGCCGATG AGTCTCAACGAAGAGAGGAAGATGACATCGGCCGAGATATTATATCTCACAGATTAAAACAGGATATT CTGGAACAATCAGGAAAACTACACAAATCTGTAGCAACTGAT TACCTACCTCCATCACCAGCTGATATTCGTGTGTTACGTGGCCACCAGCTCTCCATCACTTGTcttgttatctcccctgataATCAACATATATTTAGTGGTTCCAAAGATTGCTCTATCATAAAAT GGAATGTAATGACTGGTAAAAAAGTGCACATTATTCCGGGTGGACGGAAAGGAACCgaaaaaaaacatataggtCATACTGCACATGTGCTGGCAATTGCCATATCTTCAGATGGGAAATATTTG GCTTCTGGAGATAGAAACAAGTTGATTCACATCTGGAATCCTGAGACCTTTGATCTAATTCACTCATTTAGGGGCCACAGGGATGCAGTCTCC GGCTTGGTTTTCAGGAAAGGTTCCCACCAGCTCTTCAGTGCGTCACACGATAGATCTGTGAAAATATGGAACCTGGATGAAATGGCCTATGTTGAAACTTT ATTTGGTCACCAGTACTGCATCACAGCTATAGACAGTTTGAGTCGGGAGCGTGCCGTGACTTGTGGTGGTCGAGATAACAGTATCAGAATCTGGAAGGTGATCGAGGAGTCCCAGCTTGTGTTTATTGGTCATGG GGGAAGTGTAGACTGTGTGTCCCTTATCAATGAGAATAATTTCATATCTGGAGCAGATGATAA TTCCCTGAGTGTATGGAGTGTGATGAAGAAGAAGCCTCTAATATGTGTCCAGAACGCTCACTCAGGGGAGCCGTCTAAGCCTGGTGGGGCCTCCCAGGAGAACTGGATCACAGCTGTGTGTTCACTCCAGTTCACAGATCTTGTGGCTTCAG GGTCGAAGGATGGCTACATCAAGTTTTGGAAGTGCCACAATGATTTTAGATCCCTGGATCCAGTGTTTTCATTGCCAGTG GCTGGCTTTGTGAACAGTCTTCAGTTCTCTTCAGATGGATCATTCCTTGTGGCTGGTGTTGGCCAGGAACACAAGCTGGGCCGGTGGTGGAGGATGAAAGAAGCCAAGAACAGCATCTGCATTGTACCTCTTAAAAAGAAGGGTCAAACATAG
- the LOC135470454 gene encoding U3 small nucleolar RNA-interacting protein 2-like isoform X1 — protein sequence MSFFIRNTRGRGRRISKATDRKKSLTKSANLIRKSGGEDEDEQLPAKKLKKIANYDDEIESDSDVDISGEDRLRQTHYTSSEDEAETAQEKKLRLAKQYLADLEADESQRREEDDIGRDIISHRLKQDILEQSGKLHKSVATDYLPPSPADIRVLRGHQLSITCLVISPDNQHIFSGSKDCSIIKWNVMTGKKVHIIPGGRKGTEKKHIGHTAHVLAIAISSDGKYLASGDRNKLIHIWNPETFDLIHSFRGHRDAVSGLVFRKGSHQLFSASHDRSVKIWNLDEMAYVETLFGHQYCITAIDSLSRERAVTCGGRDNSIRIWKVIEESQLVFIGHGGSVDCVSLINENNFISGADDNSLSVWSVMKKKPLICVQNAHSGEPSKPGGASQENWITAVCSLQFTDLVASAGSKDGYIKFWKCHNDFRSLDPVFSLPVAGFVNSLQFSSDGSFLVAGVGQEHKLGRWWRMKEAKNSICIVPLKKKGQT from the exons ATGTCGTTCTTCATCCGAAACACAAGAGGGAGAGGCCGAAGAATCTCAAAGGCCACTGATAGAAAGAAA AGTTTGACAAAGTCTGCAAATCTCATAAGGAAGTCAGGTGGTGAAGATGAAGATGAACAGCTACCAGCAAAGAAGTTgaagaaaattgcaaattatgACGATGAAATTGAAAGTGATTCTGATGTGGATATCAG TGGAGAAGACAGACTTCGACAAACGCACTACACGTCATCTGAGGACGAAGCAGAAACAGCCCAGGAGAAGAAACTGAGATTGGCTAAACAGTACTTGGCTGATCTCGAGGCCGATG AGTCTCAACGAAGAGAGGAAGATGACATCGGCCGAGATATTATATCTCACAGATTAAAACAGGATATT CTGGAACAATCAGGAAAACTACACAAATCTGTAGCAACTGAT TACCTACCTCCATCACCAGCTGATATTCGTGTGTTACGTGGCCACCAGCTCTCCATCACTTGTcttgttatctcccctgataATCAACATATATTTAGTGGTTCCAAAGATTGCTCTATCATAAAAT GGAATGTAATGACTGGTAAAAAAGTGCACATTATTCCGGGTGGACGGAAAGGAACCgaaaaaaaacatataggtCATACTGCACATGTGCTGGCAATTGCCATATCTTCAGATGGGAAATATTTG GCTTCTGGAGATAGAAACAAGTTGATTCACATCTGGAATCCTGAGACCTTTGATCTAATTCACTCATTTAGGGGCCACAGGGATGCAGTCTCC GGCTTGGTTTTCAGGAAAGGTTCCCACCAGCTCTTCAGTGCGTCACACGATAGATCTGTGAAAATATGGAACCTGGATGAAATGGCCTATGTTGAAACTTT ATTTGGTCACCAGTACTGCATCACAGCTATAGACAGTTTGAGTCGGGAGCGTGCCGTGACTTGTGGTGGTCGAGATAACAGTATCAGAATCTGGAAGGTGATCGAGGAGTCCCAGCTTGTGTTTATTGGTCATGG GGGAAGTGTAGACTGTGTGTCCCTTATCAATGAGAATAATTTCATATCTGGAGCAGATGATAA TTCCCTGAGTGTATGGAGTGTGATGAAGAAGAAGCCTCTAATATGTGTCCAGAACGCTCACTCAGGGGAGCCGTCTAAGCCTGGTGGGGCCTCCCAGGAGAACTGGATCACAGCTGTGTGTTCACTCCAGTTCACAGATCTTGTGGCTTCAG cAGGGTCGAAGGATGGCTACATCAAGTTTTGGAAGTGCCACAATGATTTTAGATCCCTGGATCCAGTGTTTTCATTGCCAGTG GCTGGCTTTGTGAACAGTCTTCAGTTCTCTTCAGATGGATCATTCCTTGTGGCTGGTGTTGGCCAGGAACACAAGCTGGGCCGGTGGTGGAGGATGAAAGAAGCCAAGAACAGCATCTGCATTGTACCTCTTAAAAAGAAGGGTCAAACATAG